tcaaaaaggctgcGACCGGGATTGCGTCAGATGTGTTGATGCGAGCCGTCAGTAAAATCACTGAGCCAAACGATCAGGAGGGGTCAGGGCTCATGGTTCTGTCAAGGCGAGTCCGGAAAAGACCCCCTGGCAGGCGTGAAAAGGGATCTACTTCACGAAACGACCAGTGCTTCAAAgccccagttacaaaacgcaagcaaaagaggaagaagtagcGAGGCTCTGACATTttctaatcatgtcactgcttcaCAGTAAAtcttcagaatgcacactgagcGAATTGGACCTCTTCACCTTGCCCATGAGCAGCTGTCTTTCGAGGATAAGATCTACAGTGACATTTTACCCATAGCAGCGCTGACGGATAACggacctgtagaattttttgtcccaggGGATGGCggaaaatatttagatttaaaagacACGCTTCTGTTTTTACATGTGAAAATTACAAATGATGATGGAACTCCCCTGGCTGATGGACTGGCCACTGCTCTGGTTAATTATCCTATAAACACAATTTTCTCACAATGCGACGTGATCCATGGCGACCGCCTGATTTCACAATCCAGCGCCACACATCCCTACCGTGTAATTATTTAAactctgctgaacttttctgaagcaagTTTGACATCTCAGTTTGGCGCCGGCTTACTTTTCAAAGACATGGCAGGCGCGCATGATTCCATCATTATAAATATTGGGCCAAATACAGGTCTTAATCAGCGAGCAATTTTTACTGAAAACTCCAGACAGGTGGACCTAATAGGGCCCCTGCATTCCGATATATATTTCTGTGAAAGATTTCTTTTAAACTCGGTTGATCTCAGAATTAAGCTGACAAGAGCCAGCGATGCTTTCTGCCTGATGGGGGTGCGTgactccacctacaagctgaaactactGGGTGCTTTGCTTTATGTgaaaaagttaatatttcacccaccGTGCATTTGGTCACgaatctgctttactaaaagcaaacgccttgTATCCCCTTCCACGCATTACCGTCAAAACTTACTCGATTCCACAAAAtttgaggatatgtaatctggagaacctctttctcggagCTATCCCTAAATATATAGTACTGGGATCAGTGGATCATGAGGCCTATACGGGCAGAAGAGACCTTTCTCagtttaattttcgccacatgaatgtggaatatcttgcGCAGCGCAAGTTGCGCTGTGCAGAGACAGCAAAGAGATACCTTCAAAAGCATTTCAGCCAACTTTTGATCAGAGAACATTCgttagagaattttataatctgtttacagccacctcCAGAcatttgaaagatttgcctcttgcGTTTAACGGGTTAGATTATCAACAAGGCTATACGTTGTTTGCCTTCAATCTGAACTCTGCGGATGATGTAGAGGCATTGTCTCCTGTTGCTAATGGCAACTTGAGAATAGAGATGCGCTTCGGCTCATTGTGTATGCATGCTACGAATTCATTctcgagataaactcaaagaaagAGGTTCTGGTTGATTATTATTGATGGATAATCACAAACTGCACAGAATATCATCGAGCCTGCTGGGAGATCTTTTTTGTGGCGTGTTTgcctctgatcagctgtctacattCCCTAAAAACATACAGCTCCCAGCCTATTTTGTGGTGAACGCCCACCCGGCTCATTTACCTGGTGAACATTGGTTAGCATTAGCTGTGGTGCAAGATGGCATCAGGACATCTTTAGATTCTTACGGATTTTCACTAGAGTTTGAATATTACCCCAAaaccatcctgaattttctaaaagGACACTGCTCGGAAATATATTATCAGGATGACCAGCTGCAGAGTTTAACATGCGACCGCTGCGCGCATCGCTGCGTATTATTCCTGTGTCATAAAACAAGCGGAGTTTCTCtcaaacaaattctgtctaaatatcataaaaatgtgtcgatgaatgatgctatggtttataattttgttaaaaaaatataGAAATTGTATAAAATGTCATGATTTGTATTTTTCACAGATGAATTGTACTctcaaaatgtttaaagaatgtcacagaCTATGAAATTAGTTTTCAGTaaatgttttattgaacaaacaaaaaAGTTGAACATGTGATTCATTTTAGGGGAAAAggagatccatttcttcaaagcgGGTTGATCGCTCCAATTTGGAGATAAAATTATCTCTCTCTTTTGTCTCTTCTTCAAAATACTGGCCATTTCATAACCGGGCTGCTTCTTTTTTTCACCCGCAGCCGGAAGTAACCCCCCTTCGCTCATGAGTTGCGTCATCTGCTGACGCGCTAGTGGGTTTGTCACCGCTAATAAGGGTACATTTTTCTCCACCAGAGAGTTTAGGAAATGAATCCACCCTGTTGGTTGTTGTTTCTTTTTAACAGGCTGGTGATGTTTTTAACCAAATCAAGAACGTGAGATCCATTTTGCACATTCCCTTTATATATAAATTCACCTGTTGATCCCCAATTAAATCATATCATCTTCAGCAGgcactctgcatttctcctgctgTGTGCCGGCAAATTCTGCAGCGTGTCTCGAATGACAGCTTCAGATGGATCAGCTGGCACAGCAGCGGCAGCGGCATCAGCTGATTCAGTGTTCTGTTCAGTGGGGGGACAATCTGTAAATCCTGTTGTAATCCGGCTCTCGCCAGAGCGAGATAACACTGTAGCAGTGCGTTGTATATATGCAGAAGCGTTTTGTTTTTAGACAATTTCTTATATTGAAGTGGTGAAAGCCGAATGTTCCCTTTCAGCACGTTTAAAGCAATCTTGCACAGAGCGTGCACAACATCCGGCGAGCAGCCTCTTAAAAACTCGTGACGTTTCCGTGGGTTCATGCGATACAAAGCCTTGAGAATCCTGGCGTTCGTTTTATCCTGGACGACATTGTTCTATTTTAGGCAAATATACCACCGTCATTTGACCTGGAAGTACTCCGCTGCGCAGCCTTAGACGTTCTGGTGTTTCCTGTTTCAAATCCACTATTAAATAACCGTGAGGGTCCTGTGTTGTGTCTTGGAAACTCTCGAGAAAATATCTTTTTTTGAGTAGGGtagatttgatttgctaaaacgttTATTCAATTCTTTTAATAATTTGAGACGTGTGTGCGTGGTTGTAAAGGCAGTGAGTGAAACATTGTTACTCCTGCCAGGAGGTGACACgcatctctcactcacacagtgctGCACCAGGACCACTTCAGAGGTGATAAAGTGGAAGAATTTAAGTGTTTGCTAAATGGTTATAAATTATCAACTAGCCTTAAAAGGGGGACTTCTTTCTTTCATTGTAAACTGATACCCCCAGCATTTTCTAGCAGAGCTTTGTCAGATGCCTTCATGTGAAGCCAgcctaaatggaatggaatgggccCTGTCCACCCAAATACCTCCTGCTTAGAATGAGCTGtaaccgggcgtacactgtgcgacttattcactgttttgagccgattttccagtcgtgcgagaatccacgacatgggggcgagttttgcgccgagcggtcgtgtagtgtgggttacgagaggcgattaacaccacgtgaccagctgccgatcagcagtcgcgaggtcgcacggacttttggcgtgtttaatatttcactcgtccctcgtgagggtatcgcactgttgaagcggcgctgcgagcagctgcgacccaaaatgtatcagaaacgctcacggcgcatgcgcaatcctgcatcaacgccgctccccgctatttccctaataacacacgctgttcgtttttatttctacacgttttttttactcacaaagattgtcaagaaagcgtgtttgtcgtgttcatgtcaaattaaactgatcacaaaacacagatttactttctttatttcgttttcctaatccaacccccataaatccctgtgtgtcctcctgcagcattcccgaaggacaacaggcaaaacaagaccaaaaagtgttgtgtaaaaactgctatttttagcatatttttagggccgacgtgttgctaccagacgtacagtgtgagcagtcaggtcgcatccgagaactgggtcgtacagtgtgagcgcctggctcgtgagatctgctctgcgaggaagtcgtacagtttgagctgaagctgagtgctatgagtgaaaaagtcgcacagtgtccgcccggctttagttgTATGGAAACAACCCCCACCAATGATTCCATGTATTGGATGCATTTACAGAACAAAGGTAAGTCGATGCTTTGTCTAGGTAAGTGAAATGACTGAGCTGAAGTGACAGTTGTCTCTATGGTGACTTCCTTTGTTGTAAATTTAACACTAGGATTAGGAGAGGCTGAGACAAATGTCTGTGTGGATGGTGAATGTTTTAGAGTCAGTAACCCTAAATTCTTTACTTGTCTTAGAGAGAGTCAGGCATTGTGTGAAAGGGGGaagtgctttaaatgtgtgtgtgtgtgtgtgtgtgtgtgtgtgtgtgtgtgtgtgtgtgtgtgtgtgtgtgtgtgtgtgtgtgtgtgtgtgtgtgtgtgtgtgtgtgtgtgtgtgtgtgtgtgtgtgtgtgtgtgtgtgtgcagggatgTGGGGTCTCACATATGaaagggggctgtgggaactgaggggctaacacaaaagagttatcaatcctaACTTGACATAAAGTGGTGCAgatcaaagcagatcatcaataTACATCTTGACAAAAGGGGACTACAAACAATAACTTCATGCAtcattacacaacagtcatcaattcatttcttgacatatagGGTCATTAAAGATCATATaacaaaaggtcataaaacaatacacctgaCAAGTTTGACGGAAggtggtttgggggggggggcataaaggtcaaagaacaatacacctgtcaagtttgacgaAGGGTGGTTTGGGGGGGAAAGGGCATAAAGGtctaagaacaatagacctgtcaaaaagcttGACGAAAGGTGGTTCCTTATATCTCTCTTTGGTTGATGCTCATCCAGGATTGTATCTTTCAGAAGCTACTTGACAAAACATTCATTTTATTGGTTGCCATCGTTATGGGAAGAGCATTCCAATCAATATGGCAATAAAAGCTCCAGAAAAACATCTCCCCATCGCTAATGGTTTTCTATACAGAACCATCAAAACAGCATAAATTATGAAACATAAACATATACAAAATATTTGAAAAAATTCTGTCAattgtttaattgtttttttaacaaatgggtttttggttttggttttggaAACATAAACACATTAATCTGTGGTGCCCTGGTCCCTGAGGGCCACCATCATGCATTTTTCTTGAACACACCTGATCTTAACAAGCAGCTGAATGAATAATTCAATCatttgtagggtttggtaaattgagtgctttaagagataaaaaaaaaaaaaatatatatatatatatatatatatatatatatatatatatattacctctacttatgaccaataagctgtgatacttgatctaaatatagaatatcaaccctgcttggtctttactgtgtttatcagaagattctaggattctttatttattaagggattgtacacgctccattttgattcagaaaagagtcaggtttataaaagtaagaatttattttacaaacaattaaacatgacaggttaactaacatttactgtgagtggatggaactagatgtgatgtatgaacctatgtgtaaaTGCAGTGTtattcagaacttccgtatctaggagagctgagttctggatgtaaaagatttTGGTTTGCGCTAAGCTACGAAGTTGATCatgatcaaaagcacatcagacactatctgtgtgtctacttcacccgttctggagaccctcttggttgatccgaaggtcagagaggtcgaatgacctctggcaccaaagggctgtagaataccgtggcacagaCTCTtgcgtccagagatgtctcgggtcatgacggatggatggaaccgcatgtctgggactcttaaggagtctaaacaatatcagctcattctgcaggaactgttgcggtatcagcttcgcaggtgcaaaaaggttttgacgacgtgtcaaaagcattgatgggttaaagagggttttgcttcagatggccggtctgaagctttctctagaactgacgaatcaccagagtgatctggttttaatgttctcatgttatgatttgtgtagccaaccagaggttgacaagtttgaggaatattaccaagagtctcagaaacacgctttctttgatacggaggctctggtaaagggctatttatgtgtcacaagtttaacttaaccttactttgttcttgtgtgagtgcaaatggtgatgaccttgtcatatcaacatgctgaaacatatttcaatcactgtaatcataacataacattaatttccaacttcagtcattgagcacagattaatgaaacatttcattgtattataattattataagtagcaataaacaaacgtttatttaatgattatctagcttataagttttagaagttcatatttaatttaggaaatcattctttgatttggcaactgatccgagctgctagtgttaggcatgaagaatcctgtaggacgataaggacggaccttgaggagagaacattatcgtTGACAATTTGTTATCATGtgctcagagctgcagagaggctctgagctccagctgatgggatgaaggcaggccaatttaaaggggacacatgcagtctcgtgtctcctttttgaccagatgttgaatggtcaaactgtacctaaaaactgaccattgctagaCATTATACATTGAAGCAGGTGTGTTGGAGGAGAGAACCCCTCGATGACCTGGGTTGGACCCCTCTCTTATCTGTGAAATCTAGGGGAGCCTAACATTTTGTTTCATGCTCTGATGCCGCACAGCAGATACCGTTTCAAATACTGTTTAAACACCTTGTCTCGCAGCCCGTACACAATGGGACTGACAAACCGGGGGAAAATCTGTATGATGATGTATGAAACAAACTGTATATGCGTATAATTATTGGGGAACCAGTAGATCAGTGAGTTACTTAATATAGGGGAAACATAGGTTAGCATGCACAACGAGAGCTGGAAGCCATGAAGCAGGATTGTGTTTCTGGCCTTGTTTGCATTTCCATCAGCTGAATTTGCTGCTCGAGCTGCAAAAAAGATTTTGAAGTAGGTAAAGAAGATAGTGAGCCAAACTAGAGCTAAATAAACAAGAGAGGAAATGTTCCTTTTTTGTAAACTGACTGGATGTTGAAACAGATTATCTCTTTCACAAAATATCGACGAAAAAAGCAAACGTACGGGCTCTGTTGCCAGGACGATGAAGATGTCTGGCATAACGGCAACCGAGCTCAAAACCCAAATGCAACCGATCAGGATATATATTCGTTTGATGTTGCAGAGCTCAGCGTGTCTCAGTGGGAAACACACGGCGATGTAGCACTCCACAGCCATCAGAGCTAGATTTAACGGCGTGTTCTGGGTGGTGAAAATGGCAAACGTAAGAATTAAACAACAGACGGAAGCGTTGACTCTGTAGAAGATGTAACTGATGACAAACAGGCTGACTGTTGTGGTGAGCTGGATCAAGTCATTCACCACCAGATGAATGTACAAGATGTAACGAGGATTCATGTAAAATATCTGGAAGACAGATAAAAACGTCACATCAGAATGTTTTTTTATGACAGCTTTTAAAGGACAAAAAAGGATCTTCACttatttaattctttttttttctttcagctgGATGGATGAGTGACAACTTGAATTAAATTCGTAGACACAACTGTTATACTAAGAGCAGCTGTGATCTGGGATTCTCTAGGAATTATTTTATTGACAGTTGATCTTCACGCTCAAAGGAAGTGTTTCTAGTTCTCAATAAGCTGGCAGAGAAATCCATCCTGCACCTAACAAAATTAGACAACATCAAAAGCTGCCGGCACATTTAAACTCCTGTTTTTGGATTAGGAATGCAGAGAATAAAATGTCGATCTTGGACCAACTTTGGCCAGTTTTAGTGAAATTGTTTTATGCAAAATCCAATTCACTTTACAGCAATGTGTTGCAGAAATTACAAAGGTGATTTTGAAAGGTCTTCAGGGAGAATGCTAGGGAATGTTTAGACGTTTTAAGTATCCAAAGCTGTTTAGGATGAACAcaggttaattcaattcaattcaattcaattcaagtttatttataaagctccaaatcacgacaatagtcgtctcaaggcacttcacataataaacattccaatacaggtcggtTCATTAGGCCAGTCAGTAAAGttacctatataaggaacccagctaattgcatcaagttactgactagtgtcagagactttacagcaatcctcatactaagcaagcatatagcgacagtggagagaaaaactcccttttaacaggaagaaacctccagagaatcctggctcagtataagcagccattcaCCACGACtctctggggattgagaagacagagcagacacacacacacaccaacaccagccGACCCCCACAcaaacaacatatataccaagtaatgtgtctatggttacattgtgatttcttagtaaatattctatttggtgagagataaactttattgtatttatccttgtgaatctataattaaacgggtaaactagtagtagtacaTTCAGGTTAGGCGTAAAGGCAGGAACAACAAAGGATGACAGAGAAAGGCTGACCTGCTGTTTCCTGAAGCAGTGAACCAGTAAACAGTTGATGTAGTTGATGGTGATGCCGAGAGCCAGGATGATGATATTTTTGACCATGACTGTGCTCGCAGAGTCCCGATAACCGCTCGACACGTTGTTATAAGAGGACAAATTCATGAAGGTGATTTCCTGTGAGTTTCTTTAACAGAAGAAAATCTTAAGTTTAAACGTTGAAATCTGTTTTCTTTTGCACCAAAATgtatcttttttttcttcttgacaTGTTTTTCAAGTTTACATTTTATGCACTTGAAAATAATCAATTATATATTCAAAATATCTTAAATTTCCATTGCATAAACACTTTTAGCCTAAAACAATTCTCTCCATGATTCAGAAGTGTTATTTCCAACATCAGTCACTAAATTAGCTTCACTTTGATGCAAAGCATTAATGCTACATTTTAACAACCACCCAGTGTTGTTTTGATTGGAAAAAGCATTCTAAATGTTCATCTTTATATGAAACTTAGATTAAAAAAAGTGTTGGATGGAAAAAAAGGGACAAACTTAACCAAACTTTATTCTTAAAACTAATCAGATATTTGTAAGGTTAGTCCTTAAATGTTTGTGCTTATTTTAATTATGAGTTATTTGTTTAAAAAGTAAATAAGTTACATGAAAACATCTGTTATTAAGGAACAAAAGGATGAGAGAATATTATACTTACTTAACTCAAAACACTGAGGAGGATTTCAGACCTCTGCAGCTCACGCAGGACTCCAGCTGAGCCAGCTGGGAATGAACCTCTTGCATGGCTGATGTGTTTATATTAATCATCTTTATTCATAAGTTCGGACAAACGTGATGTAATTATGGTCTAACTCTGCATTGGCTCAAAGTTTGTTGGataacaaagtaatgtgtctttaCTGCCAATAAACGCTCACTACTGTGGGCAAAACTCAGACATTTAAGCCAACGGTGGAAATCTTTCAAGTttaaaaaactgtttctgtgaTTTTAGCAGGATTTCCCTACAAATTGTATTTATTCCAGTAGTATTCGATTGCATCTCTGCAACATGACAGGTTCAAAGGCAGACAATCAAAACATTATCAAAATGCCATTTCAGGAGGAAATCCGAGTTACACGCGTCTTTTTATTTGAATGTTCTTATTTTGATATGAAAGATGTAGAAcactgaaaaatcatttttaatgatcattttcgattctaatgggtcactttgagcttttcatgcagtctaaacatgaaatagtctcctacacctatctcctgcattagcttgatagaaaatagatggtgaaactctaggattagaaaatcctgacagatctacgtcacgctgtcactaacattcatgaactcacccatcttgactcacgacggggaaggctgttgttggttttgtgtccaggaaacagcagagaacgtctcagtgagtagaagctaaccattagcattagcaactccaccacacagcagaactcctccaaacttgtgttatttgtggaggtaaaatgaagttgcaagtcagtggtaaagtcacATTGTTGTTAGCAAATAAGAGGTGTGAtggttctaatcctagagtttcacgtctattttctatcagaagctaatgcaggagatatgtgtaggagataTTTTCATGAAGCAGGATTGTCTGTTTCGCTTTTGTGGCATCTGCTTTTGCAGCACTGGCATGTTTGTGCAAACTAACTCAAAAATGTGAACTGTTGTTTTAGAACTTTTTATTTTCACAAAAGACCAAAGTCACGTTTTTTTTACAtctgcaatggtctctagtataaatgaaggccttgtgagtcgatctctgcgggaaagaaagctctggcgctcctgtttcaggaactagaaatgagccaGAGGAGTAGGGAGCTGAACACCACAGGATtttgactcttatttcctgatatttggacatctcgtatCTGACTGGCTAGCATCAATATCTCTAATGTTTAAGATAGCATTTGCGGCCTGtccaaaataagcactttctttgcatcagaacgtctttaaaattcacggatatCAACACATCTCTCCTGTTTTAGCTTCCCTACGTTGGCTACCTATTGAATTCAGAATAtactttaagatcctccttctcacctataaagctcttaataatcaaactccatcatacatcagtcatctgattgttccatatgttcctaaccagtgttgggcaagttacttcaaaactgtaatgcattatttattacttgttaccctcattttaatgtaattcattacattacagtattactgattttaaaatgtaaggcattacactacttttgcaatactttaagttactttcaccaaaacaacttcaatatgaatctggtaatctgacgctcagtgagctcatgacatatatgtgatgtggtgtctgagctaggattgctgttaaaaacagtcagatataataacagtgctttaaaatgattgtttattaaataaaagcaacaacaatctgtactctcagcacgctgccatcttatattaactgatcagggagtgaggtggtgggggctccaagcctatatttgccttggtccccaaatgccttgatacggccctggatgtgggactgacttctggtgtgatctgattctatcacatgtataaatattaaatgcttatatattattgcttttcactggtaaaaatgtgtattggggataaatctacctactttttttcttttcaagcactttgtttagttttcttgattttatttgaataatttccggccctttctctctctaaccgtcctgcatgctgcatgttttctccgtcttccagaaaaactgtttcctagacttcctactttctaacgatcagccaaagggatcttcacatgcgcggcgctccagcagcaatgagttgaaatcaccggggcacagattatgaactcagctgaggcaaagcacatcAGAAAAGCAcacaataccagagaatatgcgccgatatgaacgatcgcaagtgaattatttggttttagtggagcgattttgtgaatgttgcagcggccgcgtgcaggacgcagctggagtagttgagccgttaccgctgcgtcctctctgcccgcaaagctgagtccataaatgacgtcatatatgcagatactggatctttcttcgggtttcccgcaatttgaatttttaaggaacacatcttgattctgggtttaaaaatgcattgtaattaccgcgttactgacaattgtaccgagtaaatattaccattttctttccctgtaatgccttacattaccacattacagcaaaaagcaatgcattacagtaattaattacttttgtaccgcattactcccaacactgttcctaacagagcacttcactctcagactgcaggtttactggtggttccacatctaaaaataggatgggaggcagatctgtaGTTATACTGCTGTAGGCGAATATGGCTGAGGAGGACATACTGacaacactctactactttcttctaccacttctctctaattgtattatttcctgctatttcagctttattttctctctgagtgattttctcctcagaagaagctgctgagctgtggtggcctcatggaggtgcTAACCACGTAACATTCTCCCTCTCTggatgataacattttactttctttgacatgaaatgtgctactactagtttacctgttgaattaattatagattcgctaagataaatacaataaagatgATCTCTTACTGTTACGCCCCCTACTGTCTAGGAGACTGGAAATAGATAGGTGTaacttaggggcagcagtagctcaggaggtagagcgagttgcctcatgatcagggagggtcatgggtttgattccagctcctgccaggggtattcagctgttgtgtcattgggcaagacatgtcacccaacttgcctgtgttggtggtggtcagaggggccgatggcaccaaatggcagcctcgcctctgtcagaccgccccagggcggctgtggctacaagtagcttatcaTCActtgcagtgtgtgaatgtga
This sequence is a window from Nothobranchius furzeri strain GRZ-AD chromosome 3, NfurGRZ-RIMD1, whole genome shotgun sequence. Protein-coding genes within it:
- the LOC107385886 gene encoding odorant receptor 131-2-like gives rise to the protein MNLSSYNNVSSGYRDSASTVMVKNIIILALGITINYINCLLVHCFRKQQIFYMNPRYILYIHLVVNDLIQLTTTVSLFVISYIFYRVNASVCCLILTFAIFTTQNTPLNLALMAVECYIAVCFPLRHAELCNIKRIYILIGCIWVLSSVAVMPDIFIVLATEPVRLLFSSIFCERDNLFQHPVSLQKRNISSLVYLALVWLTIFFTYFKIFFAARAANSADGNANKARNTILLHGFQLSLCMLTYVSPILSNSLIYWFPNNYTHIQFVSYIIIQIFPRFVSPIVYGLRDKVFKQYLKRYLLCGIRA